The nucleotide window TAGCTGTGGTTATCTTTATGAAACTCACTACAAGAGAGAGAAAAAACAAGGTGGTGGTAGATAATGACTAAGAGAAGAACATCGTTATTTTTCTTTATACTGTCTATGCTGTTTTTCTATATTCCATTGCTTATTCTTATAGTATTCTCATTTAATGAGGGTAAATCAATGGTATGGAAAGGATTTTCACTTAAATGGTACAAGGAACTTTTCCTATATTCAGACAATATATGGAAAGCATTTAGATATAGTGTTGGAATAGCTGCAGTATCTGGAATTATTTCAACAGCAATTGGGACTTTAGGAGCAATAAGCCTTAGATGGCATGAATATAAGTATAAGAAATATCTTCAGGTTTTAACATATATCCCTTTAGTTATACCTGAAATTATTTTAGGGGTATCACTACTTATACTATTTGCAACTATAAAACTTGAACTTGGATTTACAACAATATTTATAGCTCATACAACATTTAATATTCCCTTTGTATTATTTATAATACTTTCAAGACTTGAGGAATTTGACTACTCTATTGTAGAGGCAGCTTACGACCTTGGTGCAACAGAGTGGCAGACACTTACAAAAGTGGTTATTCCAAGTATATTTCCAGGAATTATATCTGGATTTTTAATATCTGTGACACTGTCATTTGATGACTTTGTAACTACATTCTTTGTAGCAGGACCTGGTTCATCTACATTGCCACTTAGAATTTACTCAATGATAAGACTTGGAGTTTCACCTGTTATAAATGCATTATCAGTTTTACTTATTGGAATATCAATTATACTGACACTTTCAACAAAGAGATTACAAAAATATTTAATCAAATAAAATTTGGCAATTGGGAGAATATATAGTATAATTTATTTGACAAGAATATAATATTTTGGGAGGACGTAAATAATGAAAAG belongs to Fusobacterium sp. DD2 and includes:
- a CDS encoding ABC transporter permease, which encodes MTKRRTSLFFFILSMLFFYIPLLILIVFSFNEGKSMVWKGFSLKWYKELFLYSDNIWKAFRYSVGIAAVSGIISTAIGTLGAISLRWHEYKYKKYLQVLTYIPLVIPEIILGVSLLILFATIKLELGFTTIFIAHTTFNIPFVLFIILSRLEEFDYSIVEAAYDLGATEWQTLTKVVIPSIFPGIISGFLISVTLSFDDFVTTFFVAGPGSSTLPLRIYSMIRLGVSPVINALSVLLIGISIILTLSTKRLQKYLIK